AAAGTCAGGTGCTACATTTTAAAacactcagaagttgatttgttttctataaTGAGATGGAAATACATTTGGACTTCCAGTATTTACTGacatctttgaaaaaattgtcaatCTTTCCATTCAAGCTACAAAGCTCTCTttgattacatgtataatttaggTTCTTATCACCTTTATTTTCTTACAGTTGAGTTGATGTTATGAAGATGTGCATTGTTATGTTCACAACAAATGctttcaattttttcagaaaGGGTCACATTctttatacatgatataactTTTTTCGCCATTCAACAAATAATTATGAGTTCTATCTTGTTTCCTCATAAGTATGGTTTATGTCAGGATTGATGCCAgcttattaaaatattttgagcAAATTTTAATGATCCATCGAATTTGCTGATTTTCAGGTGCAGTTTTGAGATGTTACAGTTTATTATGAATTATAACTTTGTCCCATCTGGTATGTTAAAAGATGCACAAGTTTGATAATATGTGTACTGATAGGATCAAACCTTGAAAATCATCTGTGAGAATAAAtgtgttgaaaaaatatatccACATGTTAATGTGTTGCCATAActaataaatagatataagaagatgtggtatgagtgccaatgagacaactctctcatCCAAGTCAtagtttgtaaaagtaaaccattatagatcaatgtaCTGTCATCAACACACAGCctacagcaagctataaagattCTAATGGTTTGATTTCAGATGCATGTATGAACGATCCTAGAGTAGTGTCATCATTTCAATAATTGATAGTATCAAGGCTTTTTGCAACACATATAATATCAGAGGTGCATTCTGTTTTCAGTCTTGGTTTCCATCCATAGTCCATGCATCTTGAAACTGGTTATAGTTTAGGTTTAGGTAATattaaagtttgaaaagttaatatatatatctcaATCTCTATACATCCCAAGGGTGGATGGTAAAGAAATATGGTCAACTTGTATAAACCCTTGCCAAAGTTGGACGTTCATTTGACTGTATTAGGTTTGCAGTTAAGTCTGGTAAGAAAAGAGACATATTTTATCCAAAACCTCCAGTAAAACATGCCACGTTCTCTGCAAGTTGTAGAACTCTTCTAACAACTATTTGTGGGATCAGAAGGCAGCCTGTTGTAATGCTAAAATTTCTGCTTTGAAAAGTCCCACTTTGGAGAACCTATGTATTGTATAATAGTATTTTTTCTTGTCCTGTATATGCATGACATAATTGCCACGAACTGTTAAGCAAGcaacattcaaaacaatcaatcagTCTATTAAATatgatcccactaacatgtttaacctcgccacattctatatgtatgtgcctgtcccaagtctggagcctgtaattcagttgttgttgtttgttgctttgttacatatttgtttttttcatttttttgtacattaattaggctGGTAGTTCTCatgttttcttgtttaacatttgtgatttcagggccttttataacaGGTTATGCagtatgtgctttgctcattgttaaaggttgaatagtgacctatagttaatttctgtgtcaagtggtctcattggcaatcataccacatcttcttttttatattgttattggTATTAAAGGggtaatataaaaagaatatagaaaatatatagagaaaaataaacacaatgcacaattataaatatttaatagttATGTATATGCAATTTATACTTGTCCTAgacaaacatgataaacaaatgtatCAAGGCACTAAATGGTCATTCATAATCATTCAACAACATTTGGTGTACTCTTTCTTATCTCTTCACAGGAAAAGTTAACAAAGTAATATCAAAAGCTCAAGAAGTAAAGGAAAATGTTTCAAATTCATAGGAAAGTACCAAGACATATAATGATCACAAGCAGTAGTTAAATTTGTTGAATTTCATCTGACATTACTGGTTTTGATTGTTGACAACATATACCtgtcaataaatattattttggttTATAAATTTGTTGCATAACATTATTGGTTTGTCAAATGGCATCTATTTAATAATGGTACTGGTAATAACAACAGGTTGAGGAAGTGAGATTTATAAATGGTTACAATATATACTTTCTTGAGTAGTCAACAGAACCTCGGAGTACAGAGTTTAATATGATTGTTTGTTAAAATAGACTATTTCCAGGTTTGTGGTAGATGATTTAattccattggatgttggatgtaaAAAAATACTCTTACTTGTCTGATTCCAGGGGCAAGCATTTGGTGAgcagatttgaaaaaaacaacctttgTGCATCAATgtctaaatatcaataaatttgtTAAACAGTGGCATAATGACATACATTATGAGATAACAAGTCATTGGTGGGTGGTGggtccaggggttggaacccctttttttggacgatcaatgcatttgaatggatCCACCCCTGCAAGTAGATTAAATTCTTGTAAAGATGTAAAATTAGTGACTTAAAAGTTTTACGAACTACCACAAATATGGAGGATGCctattattttgttaatttacttgCATAGTATTATCTGTActgtataaaatgtattaatgtTTCAAAAGGATAAAGTTTTACTTTATGTTGAAGTTAATCAAGAAATTATGATTGACTTATCTCCAGAATGAGAGCAAAACTTTCATCATTTTAAAAGACCCACAGACAGAGGATGAGTTACatttctttctttgattttttattatatttagaaaataattgatACAAGACCATCATTCCTGCTTTAAAAGCAACCTGCCAACTAATTTTGAAGCTATTATTAAGGAAGTTTAACCTTACATGTTTCAGGTGTACATTTTGTCAGAAATAGCTCTAATTTGGGGtaaatttgaaactttaaaaaattgtgtgaATCAAACGATTTTTATGCtttcaacaaaaaaactaatACTGACTatcattaaaatgatttatcaaaattatcaaaattttcaattgaaaaaaaagctaagaacatattaaaagaaaaataaatgtcatgATGATAGTAGATCTTTGTTTTAAATCTAGAATATACCTTTGAAGTAATGCATCAGAGCAGATCTTGTATAAACACAACATTAAGTAAGCCAATACCAATATCTATCCATTCTTAGGCCATTTCAATTTGAATATGGATAAGGGGAGACAATCAACAAATTTCTTGGCTGATGTAAACATTTCTGATCAGAAAGcttctttttacaaactttataaGTTAATTCATATGAAATCTTGTTGCAGACCTGCTGCATAGATTAAGAAATGGCCTAAGAAAGAAAGGAAGAAAAAATATCAGCTAGAACTAATatagcaataatcataaataaattattataatttttacattcttttttctattttacaaaaaatttcaaaataactttcttcccaacaaaacaatatatcatCTGTGATGGATAAGTTCATTTAATTTATGTCATCTAggaagaaaattattttgatttaatctAATTGAATACATGCAAGTTATGTAATCATTGTAgttgattatacatgtactaccctaaatcatttcattgaaaaaattgtcataaataaatatcaattaaaatagcaCTTTCTGATGCAAATTACTACAATCtgtatgaattttaaatttacaaattataatataaatgagATCATTTCTGAATAACATACCTTTACTGAATAAATGTACTTCTCTGACCAACCCAAGTGGTCATTATAATGAGCATTAATATGAAATGCTTTATGTTATTTGAAGAGtgaataacaaattaaaactgataTGTTACTAAAAATTATCAGAAGTTGAAATCATATCAAAAATGTTTCAATACTctctttacaaaatgttttttttaaggttGAACTAAATTTTGAATGGCCATAAAAACtataatgtaaatttttacaaaactatTGTAAGTACCAGtacttttacttttatcaaCTATTTGTTTAAAAGATGAATCATACAGACTATCAGACAGCATATAACTCAATTAAAATGAATAGATTccaaaaagttcaaaattaaatggtccaaaaagggaaaatagaaaatatgtatatttattcacaaatgttttttttcttcaaattattgTTGTGTTATATTGATTATTTCTAACacaatcttaaaaataaaaggaataCTGATACTTAATAACATTTCTAAGACATTTACGTAAGCTTTGTATCAAGATATAAAGAGCACTACAAAGCAGCAGCCTGTCCTATCACAAGTTTTAGTTCATAAGCTGCATGAGAAACATCGACAACTCTATCCACCATTTCCTGCACAGCAGGAATAGATGGGTATTGTAATGCTGCAGTTTTAGTTGTAGATACTGTCAATTTGAGAATATCACATAAATGATTTGCACAATGCATTATCTTATTTCTAACTTCAATATTCATCAAGTTTCTGTGTAGTGTGTCCCcaatatatacaagtttatgAGCGGAAACGACAACAAATTTACTGTTTGATATAAATACTTTTGGTCCATGTCCACATTCGATACAAGAGAAGAATGCATCAACAGCATTGGTCAGTAAAGTTGAATGAGTATCTAACTGACTTGAATAATAACACACCACTTGTTTATCATTTGGATCTAGTTTGATTGTCGATGGTAGGGAATTTGGCGACGTTAGTTTGAAATTTCTGTCAACTGGTGTTTTCACAAATAATGGTTCAGGAGCACTGATTTTGTTGGATAATATATCATCCAtgctatttgattttttcatgaaTTGTTTTGATGGAGAATTTTCTCGCATTGGTGAGCTTGTACGACTTCCAATTTTAGGGGGTGTTAATTCTCTCATTGGGGATGTTTCTTTCACAGGTTTATCATCCAGATCAGGATGAAGGTTTTGTTGCTCCAATTTTGATTTATCTATTTTTGTCTTAGAAACATCAGAACCTTCAGGCGAATCCAAGTGCACATAATCATATTCTTCGATAATGTCATTCTCATCTTTAACTTTATCTTGTGCTTTATAAGTATCCATAGACATTTGTTTGAATTCTTCAGATAACCTTCTTAAATCTCCAGAATCCCGTTTAAATTCAACAGAAGCAGTCTTTGAATCAAAACTCATTGACTTTTTGTCTGTTGGTGTTGGTGGCAGGGGTCTTGGTGGTGCAGGCAGGGGTCGACCTTGAACATTAGTTATACTTGGTTTAGGCAAAACGGTTGGTTTTTGAGCCACTGGTGGCTTTGGTGGTGTTGAAAAACTATGATTTGAGTCCTGAGCTCTTTTGAACAGTAATGTAGAGTTGCCATGAATGAGAGAAACCATCTTTTTAACATCAGTTGTGAGATCTTTAGAAATTGATGCAATTTTGCCTAAATCATCATCTATTGAAGCATCATTTGACACAAGACTAGATAACTGCCAATTGGTCAATTCTAGATTCTTTAAACATGACTTGATTTGGGTCAGATTTTGTAACAATGGACATAattgttttgtcagtttattaatGAGTTTCTTTTCTGGCAGTTTAGCAGAGTTTGCTAATGTACCTTGGGCAAATTCCAGAAATTCATCCAAAGTTGCCTTTACTTTAGTACATGCTGATTTGATATTGTACAAATTAGGTTCTAGAACATCTTTCCTTCGCCAACTACTGCTTATAAAGCTACACAATTTTGTTGTAGCCTTTTGCACATCTTGTTGCAGTTTAACCATCAAATCCATGGCTGCATCAAGATCATAAGGCAATTCATCATAAATTGGAATGTCAGAATTTCTAGAATCCAAACTACAAATTGACAACCTGTAACCTTCATCTGTactttcagatgaatctgattTGGAGGAAAACATGGAGTCCCTTGTCACTTGTGGTGGAATATCATAAACACCACCACATCTCTCTCCCCTTGTAAGAGTTCTGTCCCCAGATTTTTCTCTTCTCCTAGATTTACCATCAAGCTCATCAGAAAGAaagttcttttcatttttacgCACAAGTGTATTACTTTTTGGTACATCatatatatcatcaatatcATGTTCAATGACAGAGGATTGATCAGCAATATCATACGCATTTTCGGCTTGCTTTCCAGGACTGATAAAAGAGTCGCTGTGAGATTTAGGGATGTCATAATCTGCTTTTGGTACATCATAATCCTCCATAGAATCAGTACCAGATTTCTGTTTTTGTGGAGAATCATACATGTCTAATCCTGAATCAGCTGATGGTTGTTTATGATGATTAAAAGGCAAAGCTTGCAGTCTTGACGGAGGTACATCATAAAAGTCATGTGGTGAAATATCCATGCTTGAACGAGCCGAATCAGTCATACTTCCCTGATTGGATCCTTGATTTCTACCACTACTTTTGTTTGAAGCACTACTGGATGAAAATGATTCATTGGATAAATGAGAAAGGTGGGATAAGTTTGACATAAGGCTGGAACGATTCGATAGTGATGTTGGAACATCATAGAATTCTGTTGGAAACAAACTCTGTGGTGtcatttgattattttcttGATTGTGCTGGAAGTTTTTCTGTTGTGGGGGAGTGTCAtaatccaattgttcaaaactATTTTGGctgttaagttttggtggtgtGTCATAGTTCTCCTGACCTTCTATTGGTTGGCGACGTGTTTGAGGCACATCATAATCCTGTGTTGGCATTTCGGGAGATTCAAAGATAAATTGTTGTTGGTTTCCTATCTTCGTTGGTGTTCCAACCTGAAAACAAAAGGGAAAGGATTAATACATTGCATGAACAGTAATtcttaaagatttaaaataatattgtcAAGACTTTCAACATTAATGGCAAGCTTTACTCTGTTCCTCAAACACATGGCTCAGAATACTAACCTGAATATTTGTGTtgaagaaatttaaaataactttgtGTTAGATGAATATTCtcagtatgaaaaaaaatatggtaattTACAAGTTCTGAAATAAAAAGTCTAATTGTCAATAACTTCATTCATCTAGCAGAAGATTTATAACTTTTATcaattgtacatgttataaaattttaatataaaaccatgatattttgtaacatttcaAATTGCCAAATCTTATTTTCTATTGCATAACTATATTTCATATAATGCATAACATCCTCATAAAACTGCCTTAATATCTCCTTGGCTGACTGTCAATATCAACAATCACAGTTTTTCTAATTATAGATAAGACAAACATATTAAACTTTCTTCagacaaaatatacacaatGGAATGTTTGTCAGTAATGTTATCATtaattataattacaaaatttcaCACTAAGTTATTATCAATCAAGGTAAGATAACGAATTAAGCATGGATATAATGATAATTTTTGGCAGTTTTGGCACCTAtctactttcattttttgattGCATAAATTCTTTCTGCTCTGTTGGGTGTCGAAAATAACCACAAGTTATGCATCTGATAGTATTTATGGGTAATATTTATTAGTCATCAGAATtcttaaacatgtaaacatgtCTGAGTTTGAAAAACCTAATTGaatcaaacaacaaaaaccTGGAATCAGTGTCAAAAATCTGCCAAATCACAGAATTGTtcctgagttatctcccttatatcTCTGACAATAAATAACCTGTTTACAGGTCTGGCAGTTTTACAGATATCATGTGatcaagaaaataacaaataaacaaattaatcaatcaatgtaaTCAACAGCTTCCAAAAAAACAACCTGTTTattgtaaacaataaacaaatataaatacctgtccaaaacaattatgaataaGCAGACTTAGACTACCAAAGTGCATTATAGAAAGAACAAACCAGTACTTTTGTATAACCTTGTAAAAAGTACAATTCTATAAAAGGATATTTGTTCgccaaaagtttatttctatGATTCATACCTGTATATGAAATCAATTAAAGAGTGTTTTTGTATAATTAaatttgctaaattttgtacttttaaattacacaattttaatttgtattggacttttaaaaattgacccCTCCTACCCTATGAGATGGTAAATATATGTCTCATATAACTATAAAATTGAAGAACTAGACAtgtaataattttgaatacaGAATACAGAATTTTATAATACATCATTCTTTACTAAGTTCAAATCAATTCATAAACATAATACAATCCATCAAAATCTCTCCCCAAAGTTACATTAAGCTTTTATAAGCCTTCAGAATCTGTATAAAGAGATGTAGTATAAATATTGTCCTTTCTAACATTATGTATTTACCTTGTAAGGATGTATAAAGAAGTGTACATTTTGTAAGTAAATTACCAACAATGGACAGGGTGTTTTACTTGTGTAGACatttacaactttttttctGTCTGTGAGAAAagtatagaaaaacaaacaactgcacttatatcattaaaagaaataaaccatgcataaatttgacatttatctGCACTGAACAAAACCACTTGAGAAAAAGAAGCCAAGAATTTTATCTctatttaaaatctttaatgaGTCCTTTGTTTCCTTTAAAACAATGGAGATCAGTCATTGCATATTTGTCAAGCGACAAACCATGTAAATGTGGCGAACATCCTGTGAACAACCCCAAGCACCTCTTTAACCCAGATTTTATTCAAATCCTCGACACCTGAAAATATTGTATTGAGAAGTTTGGTCTAGTCTTCCATGTTTTTGGCACTTGGTATATGTTTACCTTGTATATAACTAGTAGTGTCTACCACACCTTATTAGGAGATTTCTAAAAGTTCTCAAATATTAGGatatcaaaatgtaaacttCATACAAACAGAAGTTTATAACACACCTAAACACTTTCTGGTTCAATGAGAACTCCCAACAACAGAAAATTTGGCCAGATATCTAACTAGTTTCTTTCTTTACGACTCTATATCTATACATACCATCAAATCTTGtatagaaatatattaagattaTTATAGTTTAACAATGGATAAGAGTTCAgtgaaaatatgtattttttcaaagcAAAAGGAGAATATTTCAATGAGTATAAAGCCacaagtttcaaaatatattctGATGGAGAGCATGAACATTATTAGGATATAGTATACAAAAGGAGATGTGGCTTAATCACTTTGAttatgagaaaactatccaccagTTTAAATGaggaacataaaaaaattataggtcactgtatgtcCTTAAAACAATGAGGAAAACCCATATCctttagtcagctataaaagtcctgACATGTAAAATCGATGTACCAGGATATGCTGGAGTGCAACGCATCATTTTCTTCAACTCAGTTTTGCTCTTTTAATTATAGTGAAACCTACACTTCTAATAGTCTGCTCTTGTCATTTAAACTTCCAAGTTCTACCTTCAAATTAGTTTTAAAAGGTTACTATTTAGCATATTAAAGGTCAATAAATTGAAGAAAACTTGCTTTTGGTTATAAAATAAGTGCATTGTCATTATGATCCTGACACCAAAAGACATCACTTCAAATTGTCTGTCACATTATTAAATCAATAACTACTAGTTATTCCATCATCAAACAATAACCTATGTAAATCTCTGCATAGAACTTGTTATACTCCTTAAGGCAGTACAATATCACGTTTTCTCATCGAACTATTGGGTATATAATTAACCCTCCATGTTAGAAACACTTGACAAAATTTGACAGCgataaattacaattacttcaCCAAAAGTCATTAAATACTTCtccaatttttcaaattaaatgcaGAATTGTGCAGACTGAAATAATCCTCTTTGTTTGTAAAGTGcagtaatttgtttaatttcctctttgaagttataaaaatatctgGTTCCTTGTGAGACGAGGAATTATTGACTTGTTGTCTGAATCCAACCATCTGTCAGTTTGTATTTTGTTCTAACTGTTCATTCCATGTAGCAGGAAAGACAATGATACGAGACACACGCTGAAACCAGCATGAAGACAGGCAGAAGCAGCCAAAATATGATAGAAAGACAACGGAAAAGTTATTAGAACATAAGGATACAAAAGAAAAGGCCAGGACGTAAGCTTGCAAGACCTGagcagagaaaaaaaatgcctttttgtaaagaaaaagaacatGCATGACCACATTGAAAGACTTCACTCA
This is a stretch of genomic DNA from Mytilus trossulus isolate FHL-02 chromosome 6, PNRI_Mtr1.1.1.hap1, whole genome shotgun sequence. It encodes these proteins:
- the LOC134721779 gene encoding breast cancer anti-estrogen resistance protein 1-like isoform X6 — translated: MPTQDYDVPQTRRQPIEGQENYDTPPKLNSQNSFEQLDYDTPPQQKNFQHNQENNQMTPQSLFPTEFYDVPTSLSNRSSLMSNLSHLSHLSNESFSSSSASNKSSGRNQGSNQGSMTDSARSSMDISPHDFYDVPPSRLQALPFNHHKQPSADSGLDMYDSPQKQKSGTDSMEDYDVPKADYDIPKSHSDSFISPGKQAENAYDIADQSSVIEHDIDDIYDVPKSNTLVRKNEKNFLSDELDGKSRRREKSGDRTLTRGERCGGVYDIPPQVTRDSMFSSKSDSSESTDEGYRLSICSLDSRNSDIPIYDELPYDLDAAMDLMVKLQQDVQKATTKLCSFISSSWRRKDVLEPNLYNIKSACTKVKATLDEFLEFAQGTLANSAKLPEKKLINKLTKQLCPLLQNLTQIKSCLKNLELTNWQLSSLVSNDASIDDDLGKIASISKDLTTDVKKMVSLIHGNSTLLFKRAQDSNHSFSTPPKPPVAQKPTVLPKPSITNVQGRPLPAPPRPLPPTPTDKKSMSFDSKTASVEFKRDSGDLRRLSEEFKQMSMDTYKAQDKVKDENDIIEEYDYVHLDSPEGSDVSKTKIDKSKLEQQNLHPDLDDKPVKETSPMRELTPPKIGSRTSSPMRENSPSKQFMKKSNSMDDILSNKISAPEPLFVKTPVDRNFKLTSPNSLPSTIKLDPNDKQVVCYYSSQLDTHSTLLTNAVDAFFSCIECGHGPKVFISNSKFVVVSAHKLVYIGDTLHRNLMNIEVRNKIMHCANHLCDILKLTVSTTKTAALQYPSIPAVQEMVDRVVDVSHAAYELKLVIGQAAAL